From Zonotrichia albicollis isolate bZonAlb1 unplaced genomic scaffold, bZonAlb1.hap1 Scaffold_73_unloc_1, whole genome shotgun sequence, one genomic window encodes:
- the LOC141727980 gene encoding LOW QUALITY PROTEIN: uncharacterized protein LOC141727980 (The sequence of the model RefSeq protein was modified relative to this genomic sequence to represent the inferred CDS: substituted 1 base at 1 genomic stop codon) — MKIAIFGATAEPGGSRWGWRWSRKPHTCGECGKSFRWNCELIEHQRIHTGERPFECDKCRKRFRTSTHLLRHYWSHREERPFQCPECWKGFKRNGNLVTHRRIQSGERPYECPQCGKSFSQSSNLTRHQWKHHEGMTCECPECGQSFVRCSTSRMWIVMGWQRMMYLTANKSLRRTTFFHVHVQSSREDKCPRQELVEEAVLSGSTAQEGNGEEKARRCRTRRGCKRSRRGCEGERAGLGREGGRRRRQSSELVLREQLRDGEKPHTCGECGKSFRWKCQLIEHQRIHTGESPYKCRECGKSFRWNSELIVHQRIHTGERPFECEQCGKSFSQRCNLVRHQRTHPGEVPYECGECGKSFTQNSNLVKHQRSHLREKRHECTECGQSFRWRSDLIRHQRTHTGERPYVCRECGKSFTVSSSLIVHQRIHTGERPFECSECGMRFSQSSARNKHQRSHTGERPFECDKCRKRFQTRGHLFCHFQTHTEERPFQCPDCGKGFRQNSTLIAHQRIHTGERPYECDKCRKRFRTSGLLVKHYWIHTEERPFQCPECGKGFRHNSTLVTHRRIHTGERPYECPQCGKSFSSSSNLTHHKRRHHXGKPCECPECGQSFVRCSSSIPHWRRHCGHSPGHSHSL; from the exons ATGAAGATCGCGATCTTTGGAGCCACCGCAGAACCGGGCGGGTCACGCTGGGGCTGGCGCTGGAGCAGG AAGCCACACacgtgtggggagtgtgggaagagcttcaggtggaactgcGAACTGATCGAGCACCAgaggattcacactggggagaggcccttcgagtgtgataaatgcaggaagaggtttcggaccagcACCCATCTCCTCAGGCACTATTGgagtcacagagaggagagaCCCTTCCAATGCCCTGAGTGTTGGAAGGGATTCAAGCGTAACGGCAACctcgtcacccaccggcgcatccagagtggggagaggccctacgagtgtccccagtgtgggaagagcttctcacagagctctaACTTGACTCGACACCAATGGAAGCACCACGAAGGGATGACCTgtgagtgccccgagtgcgggcagagcttcgtgcgctgctcaaCCTCACGGATGTGGATTGTTATGGGCTGGCAGAGAATGATGTATTTGACAGCAAATAAAAGTCTGAGACGTACAACTTTCTTTCACGTTCATGTTCAGTCg agcagggaggacaaatgcccgcggcaggagctggtggaagaggccgttttgagcggctccacggcgcaggaaggcaacggggaggaaaaggcgcggagatgccgcacgaggaggggctgcaaacgcagccggcggggatgtgagggggaaagagccggcctgggccgggaaggcggccggagacggaggcagagctcggagctggtgctccgtgagcagctccgtgatggggagaagccccacacgtgcggggagtgtgggaagagcttcaggtggaagtGCCAACTGATCGAGCACCAgaggattcacactggggagagtcCCTATAAGTGtagggagtgtgggaagagcttcaggtggaactccGAACTGATCGTGCACCAgaggattcacactggggagaggccctttgagtgtgagcagtgtgggaagagcttcagccagcgCTGCAATCTTGtcaggcaccagaggacccatcCTGGGGAGgtgccctacgagtgtggggagtgtgggaagagctttaccCAGAACTCCAACCTGGTCAAGCACCAGAGGTCCCACCTTCGGGAGAAGCGCCACGAGTGTACggagtgtgggcagagcttTCGATGGAGGTCGGAcctgatcaggcaccagaggacccacacgggggagaggccctacgtgtgtagggagtgtgggaagagcttcacagtgagctccagcctgatcgtgcaccagaggatccacactggggaaaggccTTTTGAGTGTTCCGAGTGTGGGATgcgcttcagccagagctccgcCCGGAACaagcaccagaggagccacactggggagaggcccttcgagtgtgacaaatgcaggaagaggtttcagacccgCGGCCATCTCTTCTGCCACTTTCagactcacacagaggagagacccttccagtgccctgactgtgggaagggattcaggcaGAACTCCACCCTCATCGCCCACCAGCgtatccacactggggagaggccctacgagtgtgataaatgcaggaagaggtttcggacAAGCGGCCTTCTCGTCAAGCACTAttggattcacacagaggagaggccttTCCAATGCCCTGAGTGTGGAAAGGGATTCAggcacaactccacccttgtcacccaccggcgcatccacactggggagaggccctacgagtgtccccagtgtgggaagagcttctccagcagctctaaCTTGACCCATCACAAACGTAGacaccactaagggaagccctgtgagtgccccgagtgcgggcagagcttcgtgcgctgctccagctccatcccccactggagaaggcactgtgggcacagccctggtcactcacattccctgtga